In Streptomyces nojiriensis, one genomic interval encodes:
- a CDS encoding S8 family peptidase, translating into MSVTLLAGSATASVALATENPAAAPAATVVPTAPVENLIVGYKSSATEASSNTAAADDAAAKGKKAGKKAKFDRRLGTGAALVNLGGTVAPAAAADVIAQFRADPDVAYVEPDTRAYAMAVTPNDTEYAKQWDLFESTAGMNVPGAWDKTTGSGVTVAVIDTGYVAHSDVAPNIVSGYDFISTASEARDGNGRDGNPADEGDWNATDGECGTGSKASNSSWHGTHVAGTIAAATNNSKGVAGIAYGAKIQPVRVLGKCGGATSDIVDAITWASGGSVAGVPANATPAKVINMSLGGPGACGTSYQNAINAAVARGTTVVVAAGNSNANASGYSPASCNNVINVASTNRAGERSYYSNFGSIIDIAAPGGETRRATDTPGTVTTPENAILSTLNAGTTTPGAEIYKPYQGTSMAAPHIAGLAALLKSANTSLTPAQIESAIKTNARPLAGTCTGGCGAGLADAAATVAAVTSTPPTSGRENTTDYAIADNATVESPITVTGVTGNAPAALKVGVNIVHSYIGDLKVDLVAPDGSVYNLHNRSGGSTANINQVYTVNASSEVANGTWKLRVNDNAGGDTGKIDSWNLTF; encoded by the coding sequence ATGTCCGTCACCCTGCTCGCCGGCTCCGCGACCGCCTCCGTGGCCCTGGCCACCGAGAACCCCGCCGCGGCCCCCGCCGCCACGGTCGTCCCGACCGCGCCGGTGGAGAACCTCATCGTCGGATACAAGTCCTCGGCCACCGAGGCCAGCTCCAACACCGCCGCGGCCGACGACGCCGCCGCCAAGGGCAAGAAGGCCGGCAAGAAGGCGAAGTTCGACCGTCGCCTCGGCACCGGAGCCGCGCTGGTCAACCTCGGGGGGACGGTGGCCCCGGCCGCCGCGGCCGACGTGATCGCCCAGTTCCGCGCCGACCCGGACGTCGCCTACGTCGAGCCGGACACCCGCGCCTACGCCATGGCCGTCACCCCGAACGACACCGAGTACGCCAAGCAGTGGGACCTCTTCGAGTCCACCGCCGGCATGAACGTCCCCGGTGCCTGGGACAAGACCACGGGCTCCGGCGTCACCGTCGCCGTGATCGACACCGGCTACGTCGCCCACTCGGACGTCGCGCCGAACATCGTCTCCGGCTACGACTTCATCTCCACCGCCTCCGAGGCCCGCGACGGCAACGGCCGTGACGGCAACCCGGCCGACGAGGGCGACTGGAACGCCACCGACGGCGAGTGCGGCACCGGCTCCAAGGCCAGCAACTCCTCCTGGCACGGCACCCACGTCGCGGGCACCATCGCCGCGGCCACGAACAACTCCAAGGGTGTCGCCGGCATCGCCTACGGCGCGAAGATCCAGCCCGTCCGCGTGCTCGGCAAGTGCGGCGGCGCCACCTCGGACATCGTCGACGCCATCACCTGGGCGTCCGGCGGCTCCGTCGCGGGCGTCCCGGCCAACGCCACCCCCGCCAAGGTCATCAACATGAGCCTCGGCGGCCCGGGTGCCTGCGGCACGAGCTACCAGAACGCCATCAACGCCGCCGTCGCCCGCGGTACGACCGTCGTGGTCGCCGCCGGCAACAGCAACGCCAACGCGTCCGGCTACTCGCCCGCCAGCTGCAACAACGTGATCAACGTGGCGTCGACCAACCGCGCCGGCGAGCGCTCGTACTACTCGAACTTCGGCTCGATCATCGACATCGCCGCCCCGGGCGGTGAGACCCGCCGCGCCACCGACACGCCCGGCACCGTCACCACCCCCGAGAACGCGATCCTCTCCACCCTGAACGCCGGCACCACCACCCCCGGTGCCGAGATCTACAAGCCCTACCAGGGCACCAGCATGGCCGCCCCGCACATCGCGGGCCTCGCCGCCCTGCTGAAGTCGGCGAACACCTCGCTGACCCCGGCCCAGATCGAGTCGGCGATCAAGACCAACGCCCGCCCGCTGGCCGGTACCTGCACCGGTGGCTGCGGCGCCGGCCTCGCCGACGCGGCCGCCACCGTCGCCGCCGTGACCTCGACCCCGCCCACCTCGGGCCGCGAGAACACCACGGACTACGCCATCGCGGACAACGCCACGGTGGAGAGCCCGATCACCGTCACCGGTGTGACCGGCAACGCCCCGGCCGCCCTCAAGGTGGGCGTGAACATCGTCCACAGCTACATCGGCGACCTCAAGGTCGACCTGGTCGCCCCGGACGGCAGCGTCTACAACCTGCACAACCGCTCGGGCGGCAGCACGGCCAACATCAACCAGGTCTACACCGTGAACGCCTCCTCCGAGGTCGCGAACGGCACCTGGAAGCTGCGGGTCAACGACAACGCCGGCGGCGACACCGGCAAGATCGACTCCTGGAACCTGACCTTCTGA
- a CDS encoding GNAT family N-acetyltransferase, whose product MITSVMLEAAATPTAPALVLRPWCVEDVSALVAASPDPGLEREDDGLRWVRAQERGWAAGVRFGFAVLEAARGAAPARLVGNVVLKEVASCKASAEVGYWTAAQARGRGVAPRALEALTVWSLDAFRADGLERLELLHQVDNPASCRVAAKCGYTYDRTLASAPPAYPLDGHLHVRRAAA is encoded by the coding sequence ATGATCACTTCCGTCATGCTCGAGGCCGCCGCGACACCGACCGCTCCCGCTCTCGTTCTTCGGCCCTGGTGCGTGGAGGACGTCTCCGCACTGGTCGCGGCCTCGCCGGATCCCGGCCTGGAGCGCGAGGACGACGGACTGAGGTGGGTGCGGGCCCAGGAGCGGGGCTGGGCGGCGGGGGTCCGGTTCGGCTTCGCCGTCCTGGAGGCGGCCCGGGGCGCGGCGCCGGCGCGGTTGGTGGGCAACGTCGTCCTCAAGGAGGTCGCGTCCTGCAAGGCCTCCGCCGAGGTCGGCTACTGGACGGCGGCCCAGGCGCGGGGCCGGGGTGTGGCTCCGCGAGCCCTGGAAGCCCTCACCGTCTGGTCCCTGGACGCCTTTCGTGCCGACGGCCTGGAGCGCCTCGAACTGCTCCACCAGGTGGACAACCCCGCATCCTGCCGCGTCGCGGCCAAATGCGGCTACACGTACGACAGGACACTGGCGTCCGCGCCTCCCGCCTACCCCCTCGACGGCCATCTGCACGTGCGTCGCGCGGCTGCCTGA
- a CDS encoding DUF1838 family protein — protein MTTELTPAELLQAFARTRASLDGAEVTYRWTGDVHSWAPGEPYRRVFGFEGLNVARLVADEELGGYQLLSREAAFYLDPVTREILETWQDKPVVHVWNDPANQKWRPFPVPLTELGDQVCFSLEIPLAYPSPLPVAEYPAQSADDTYRALELFQFFAPAATLTTDAVSVPATMSWTRMSPWLPWMEQGQRPGGLTFHCRGRKLDSYAQVPERTRAYIAEKQPEFAHAPEKWSEPNETSWTYFRKLFPPR, from the coding sequence ATGACAACAGAGCTGACACCCGCCGAGCTCCTGCAAGCATTCGCCCGCACCCGTGCCTCGCTCGACGGCGCCGAGGTCACCTACCGGTGGACCGGGGACGTCCACTCCTGGGCCCCCGGCGAGCCCTACCGTCGCGTCTTCGGCTTCGAAGGGCTCAACGTCGCGCGCCTCGTGGCGGACGAGGAGCTCGGCGGCTACCAGCTCCTGTCCAGGGAAGCCGCCTTCTACCTCGACCCCGTGACCCGGGAGATCCTGGAGACCTGGCAGGACAAGCCGGTGGTCCACGTCTGGAACGATCCGGCCAACCAGAAGTGGCGGCCCTTCCCGGTGCCCCTGACGGAACTGGGCGACCAGGTCTGCTTCAGCCTGGAGATCCCGCTGGCCTACCCCTCGCCCCTGCCGGTCGCGGAGTACCCGGCCCAGTCCGCCGACGACACCTACCGCGCCCTGGAGCTGTTCCAGTTCTTCGCGCCCGCGGCCACCCTGACCACCGACGCGGTGAGCGTCCCCGCCACGATGTCCTGGACCCGGATGTCCCCGTGGCTGCCCTGGATGGAACAGGGGCAGCGCCCCGGCGGCCTCACCTTCCACTGCCGCGGCCGCAAGCTGGACTCGTACGCGCAGGTTCCGGAGCGCACCCGCGCCTACATCGCCGAAAAACAGCCTGAATTCGCCCACGCACCGGAGAAGTGGAGCGAGCCGAACGAGACCAGCTGGACGTACTTCCGCAAGCTGTTCCCGCCGCGCTAG